A single window of Desulfovibrio sp. G11 DNA harbors:
- the cysK gene encoding cysteine synthase A, with protein MLTNILQAIGNTPMLRLDLSKDMPGTVWLKLENRNPGGSIKDRVAFHLIENALQWGELEPGGLVVEATSGNMGIGIALVSAVRGLRCVLAMPESMSLERRNLLRGLGAELVLTPAARGMTGAVEEARRIAEEQGGFIPGQFTNPEAVQAHYKTTGPEIYSDSVGKMDVLVAGVGSGSSITGAGRFLKERIPGFRVIAVEPAASPVISGGAASPHLIQGIGAGFIPAILDRSLLDEILLADGEEALDTARLLMRQGIVAGISTGANVRAALQVAARQEMAGKNIVTFACDTGERYMSTRLFTDMAQA; from the coding sequence ATGCTCACCAACATTCTTCAGGCCATCGGCAATACGCCCATGCTGCGTCTTGACCTTTCAAAAGACATGCCCGGTACGGTCTGGCTCAAACTTGAAAACCGCAACCCCGGCGGCTCCATCAAAGACCGTGTGGCATTTCACCTCATTGAAAACGCCCTTCAGTGGGGCGAACTTGAGCCGGGCGGCCTGGTGGTTGAAGCCACCAGCGGCAACATGGGCATCGGCATCGCCCTGGTTTCAGCCGTGCGCGGCCTGCGCTGCGTGCTCGCCATGCCCGAATCCATGAGCCTTGAAAGACGCAACCTGCTCAGGGGCCTTGGTGCGGAACTGGTGCTTACCCCCGCTGCTAGGGGCATGACCGGAGCAGTGGAAGAAGCTCGCCGCATCGCTGAAGAACAGGGGGGATTCATCCCCGGACAGTTCACCAATCCCGAGGCGGTGCAGGCCCATTACAAGACCACCGGGCCGGAAATTTACAGCGACAGCGTGGGCAAAATGGACGTTCTGGTGGCCGGCGTCGGTTCCGGCTCATCCATCACGGGCGCAGGGCGCTTTCTTAAAGAACGCATACCCGGCTTCAGGGTCATTGCCGTTGAACCCGCGGCCTCTCCGGTAATCTCGGGAGGCGCGGCATCGCCGCACCTCATTCAGGGCATTGGCGCGGGCTTTATTCCCGCCATCCTCGACCGTTCCCTGCTGGACGAGATCCTGCTGGCCGACGGCGAAGAAGCCCTGGATACGGCTCGCCTGCTCATGCGCCAGGGCATTGTGGCGGGCATATCCACCGGAGCCAATGTGCGCGCCGCCCTGCAGGTGGCGGCACGCCAGGAAATGGCGGGCAAAAACATCGTTACTTTCGCCTGCGATACGGGCGAGCGGTACATGTCCACCAGACTGTTTACCGACATGGCCCAGGCCTGA
- the lpdA gene encoding dihydrolipoyl dehydrogenase encodes MKKLTIIGSGPGGHMAAFAAARAGHSVTLVESAAVGGTCLHTGCIPTKTFKSSADALEKIRHMGNYAITGNADASISMPDLLARKKNVIGLLTTGLEKTCASLKITIVRGRGRVVSAREVAVSTQEGTVLVESDNVIIATGSRPLDLPSLPADHKHILNSDDALALEHVPTSIAIVGGGVIGCEMACIFRSFGAQVTVIEGQDRLLPIPSVDAEMSKLLLREMKKAGIRVELGKTVSAATVEQGVAKLAVSPSRPRGDAPAEAAMLDVESVFVTVGRVPNTEGLGLAEAGIAVTPRGWIEVDDCLQTSVPGVFAIGDVLGPEKIMLAHMASAEAEHVVAHLDSPAPCDYSVVPSAIFTTPEIGCVGLSEEQALAAGLPVRCTLLQVRELGKAHAMGEIAGVFKLVAHAENNTILGAHLCGPHATDLVAEAGLAIRMGAKVDDVAHTIHAHPTLAEGFYELCHKAARP; translated from the coding sequence ATGAAAAAACTGACCATCATCGGGAGCGGCCCCGGCGGCCACATGGCGGCCTTTGCGGCGGCCCGCGCCGGGCACAGCGTCACCCTTGTGGAAAGCGCGGCCGTGGGCGGCACATGCCTGCACACGGGCTGCATCCCCACCAAGACCTTCAAAAGCTCTGCCGATGCCCTTGAAAAAATACGCCATATGGGCAACTACGCCATCACCGGCAATGCTGATGCCTCCATATCCATGCCCGACCTGCTGGCGCGCAAAAAAAACGTCATCGGTCTTCTGACCACCGGCCTTGAAAAAACCTGCGCCAGCCTCAAGATCACCATCGTGCGCGGGCGCGGCAGGGTTGTCAGCGCCAGGGAAGTGGCCGTAAGCACGCAGGAAGGCACTGTGCTTGTAGAAAGCGACAACGTCATCATCGCTACCGGCTCACGCCCGCTCGACCTGCCCTCCCTGCCTGCCGATCACAAACACATCCTCAACAGCGACGACGCTCTTGCCCTGGAGCATGTGCCTACCAGCATCGCCATTGTGGGCGGCGGCGTTATCGGTTGCGAAATGGCCTGCATTTTCCGCTCCTTCGGCGCACAGGTCACTGTCATTGAAGGACAGGACCGCCTGCTGCCCATCCCTTCGGTGGATGCCGAAATGAGCAAGCTGCTGCTGCGCGAGATGAAAAAGGCGGGCATACGTGTGGAGCTTGGCAAAACTGTCAGTGCCGCCACTGTGGAACAGGGCGTGGCAAAACTTGCCGTAAGCCCCTCGCGGCCCAGGGGCGATGCCCCGGCTGAAGCGGCCATGCTGGATGTGGAGTCGGTTTTTGTCACCGTGGGCCGGGTGCCCAACACTGAAGGCCTCGGCCTTGCCGAAGCGGGCATTGCCGTGACGCCGCGCGGCTGGATTGAGGTGGACGACTGCCTGCAAACCTCTGTTCCCGGTGTGTTTGCCATTGGCGACGTTCTCGGCCCGGAAAAAATCATGCTGGCCCACATGGCCTCTGCCGAAGCCGAGCATGTGGTGGCCCACCTTGATTCTCCCGCCCCCTGCGACTACAGCGTTGTGCCTTCGGCCATTTTCACCACGCCTGAAATCGGCTGCGTGGGTCTTTCTGAAGAACAGGCCCTGGCCGCCGGTCTGCCTGTCCGCTGCACGCTTTTGCAGGTAAGGGAACTCGGCAAGGCCCACGCAATGGGAGAAATCGCCGGGGTATTCAAGCTTGTGGCCCATGCTGAAAACAATACCATTCTTGGCGCGCACCTCTGCGGGCCGCACGCCACGGACCTTGTCGCCGAGGCCGGGCTGGCAATCCGCATGGGAGCCAAGGTTGACGATGTGGCGCACACCATTCACGCCCATCCCACCCTGGCCGAAGGGTTTTACGAACTTTGCCACAAGGCCGCACGGCCATAA
- a CDS encoding OsmC family protein, whose amino-acid sequence MAKINVEWKGNMVFEGKDSDGHSLVMDASAIYGGSNQGVRPMEMLLISLAGCTGIEVGHAMNKMRLEYTSFTITADAVRREEIPQIFTEINVEYTVEGTGISLERFVRAFELGAVKYCSVANMLKASSKINYSFVLNGQRYNYPLQDGEAAPQ is encoded by the coding sequence ATGGCAAAGATTAACGTGGAATGGAAAGGAAACATGGTTTTTGAAGGCAAGGACTCCGACGGCCACAGCCTGGTTATGGATGCCTCGGCCATCTACGGGGGCAGCAATCAGGGTGTGCGCCCCATGGAAATGCTGCTCATTTCCCTGGCTGGCTGCACCGGCATTGAAGTGGGCCATGCCATGAACAAGATGCGCCTGGAATACACGAGCTTCACCATCACGGCCGATGCCGTGCGCCGTGAAGAAATCCCGCAGATCTTTACCGAGATCAATGTGGAGTACACTGTTGAAGGCACCGGAATCAGTCTTGAGAGGTTCGTGCGCGCCTTTGAGCTTGGCGCTGTAAAATACTGCTCTGTAGCCAACATGCTCAAGGCCAGCAGCAAGATAAACTACAGCTTCGTACTCAACGGACAGCGTTACAACTATCCCCTGCAGGATGGAGAGGCTGCCCCGCAATAG
- the gcvH gene encoding glycine cleavage system protein GcvH gives MSSYTLPEDRSYTDEHIWLREDAQGLTVGISDFAQAQLEEVVYVDMPAVGSAVEAGKEFGSVESMKSVSALFSPVSGVVEAVNTDLENKPDLVNSDCYGQGWILRLRREGDNAVPLLSAEEYRTHLKSQA, from the coding sequence ATGTCCAGCTACACACTGCCCGAAGACCGTTCCTATACTGATGAGCATATCTGGCTGCGCGAAGACGCCCAGGGCCTTACCGTGGGCATTTCAGACTTTGCCCAGGCCCAGCTTGAAGAAGTGGTCTACGTGGACATGCCCGCCGTGGGCAGCGCCGTTGAGGCGGGAAAAGAATTCGGCTCCGTGGAATCAATGAAATCCGTCAGCGCGCTGTTCTCGCCTGTTTCCGGCGTGGTAGAAGCGGTCAACACCGACCTTGAAAACAAACCGGACCTCGTCAACAGCGACTGTTACGGCCAGGGCTGGATCCTGCGCCTGCGCAGGGAAGGCGACAATGCCGTGCCGCTGCTTTCCGCCGAAGAATACCGGACCCACCTGAAGTCACAGGCCTGA
- a CDS encoding nuclear transport factor 2 family protein, which produces MKLLKAASLICALVFCLSAGTAQAKADSVALYTEAVMTGDIPALETLLAPNYWNIAANGHIEDKEHFIQSIKNKELVVDRLTILNARTALIGGAQLVTGNGYFKGTSVPPQPEGLMRFTLVLVKNQGREQVVLFQATPVVPSTDCKDGNCKIQ; this is translated from the coding sequence ATGAAACTTCTGAAAGCGGCTTCGCTTATCTGCGCTCTGGTCTTTTGCCTTTCCGCCGGTACGGCCCAGGCCAAGGCCGACAGCGTGGCCCTGTATACCGAAGCGGTCATGACCGGAGACATCCCGGCCCTTGAGACCCTGCTGGCTCCCAATTACTGGAATATTGCCGCCAATGGGCATATCGAGGACAAGGAACACTTTATCCAGTCCATAAAAAACAAGGAACTGGTGGTCGACCGACTGACCATCCTCAATGCGCGTACTGCTCTCATCGGCGGCGCACAGCTTGTGACGGGCAACGGTTATTTCAAGGGCACGTCCGTGCCTCCCCAGCCCGAGGGGCTTATGCGCTTTACCCTGGTGCTGGTGAAAAATCAGGGCCGCGAGCAGGTGGTGCTGTTCCAGGCGACCCCCGTGGTTCCCAGCACGGACTGCAAGGACGGCAACTGCAAGATCCAGTAG